In the genome of Phlebotomus papatasi isolate M1 chromosome 2, Ppap_2.1, whole genome shotgun sequence, one region contains:
- the LOC129802485 gene encoding arginine kinase 1 isoform X2: protein MRILTKKFIRHCWCLQRHLNTKTGNNLWNKSDTMVDAATLEKLEAGFAKLAASDSKSLLKKYLTKEVFDALKTKKTPSFGSSLLDCVQSGFENHDSGVGIYAPDAEAYSVFSDLFDPIIEDYHAGFKKTDKHPPRNFGDVDTFGNLDPAGEFVISTRVRCGRSMEGYPFNPCLTEAQYKEMEQKVSTTLSGLEGELKGKFYPLTGMEKAVQQQLIDDHFLFKEGDRFLQAANACRFWPSGRGIYHNDAKTFLVWCNEEDHLRIISMQMGGDLGQVYRRLVTAVNDIEKRIPFSHHDRLGFLTFCPTNLGTTIRASVHIKVPKLAANKARLEEVAGKYNLQVRGTRGEHTEAEGGVYDISNKRRMGLTEYDAVKEMYDGIAELIKIEKSL, encoded by the exons ATGCGAATTTTGACGAAAAAGTTCATCAGACATTGCTGGTGCCTTCAACGTCATTTGAACACTAAGACTGGGAACAATTTATG GAACAAATCCGACACCATGGTTGATGCTGCTACACTTGAGAAATTGGAGGCTGGATTCGCCAAGCTTGCCGCATCCGACTCCAAGTCCCTGCTGAAGAAGTACTTGACCAAGGAGGTCTTTGATGCCCTCAAGACCAAGAAGACACCATCCTTTGGATCCTCCCTCTTGGACTGCGTCCAATCTG GATTCGAGAATCACGATTCTGGTGTTGGTATCTATGCTCCTGATGCTGAGGCGTACTCTGTATTCTCTGACCTCTTCGATCCCATCATTGAGGATTACCATGCAGGATTCAAGAAGACGGACAAGCATCCACCACGCAACTTCGGTGATGTGGACACCTTCGGCAACCTCGATCCTGCTGGTGAGTTTGTGATCTCTACTCGTGTGCGCTGTGGCCGCTCCATGGAAGGCTACCCCTTCAATCCATGCCTCACTGAGGCCCAGTACAAGGAAATGGAACAGAAGGTGTCCACCACTTTGTCTGGGCTCGAGGGTGAGCTCAAGGGCAAGTTCTACCCTCTCACTGGTATGGAAAAGGCCGTTCAGCAGCAGCTCATCGATGATCACTTCCTGTTCAAAGAGGGCGATCGCTTCCTCCAGGCCGCCAATGCCTGCCGCTTCTGGCCAAGTGGACGTGGTATCTACCACAACGATGCCAAGACCTTCTTGGTCTGGTGCAATGAGGAAGATCACCTGCGTATCATCTCCATGCAGATGGGTGGTGACTTGGGTCAG GTTTACCGTCGCCTCGTAACGGCCGTGAATGATATTGAGAAACGCATTCCCTTCTCCCACCACGACCGTCTTGGCTTCCTCACGTTCTGCCCCACCAACTTGGGCACCACCATCCGCGCTTCTGTCCACATCAAGGTGCCAAAGCTCGCGGCCAACAAGGCCCGCCTTGAGGAAGTTGCTGGCAAGTACAATCTGCAGGTGCGTGGAACCCGTGGTGAGCACACCGAAGCTGAGGGTGGCGTCTATGACATCTCCAACAAGCGCCGCATGGGACTCACGGAGTATGATGCCGTCAAGGAGATGTACGATGGCATTGCTGAGCTCATCAAGATCGAGAAGAGCCTGTAA
- the LOC129802485 gene encoding arginine kinase 1 isoform X3, whose product MGGCTSKEKKDKTADNGTTGGAEGNKSDTMVDAATLEKLEAGFAKLAASDSKSLLKKYLTKEVFDALKTKKTPSFGSSLLDCVQSGFENHDSGVGIYAPDAEAYSVFSDLFDPIIEDYHAGFKKTDKHPPRNFGDVDTFGNLDPAGEFVISTRVRCGRSMEGYPFNPCLTEAQYKEMEQKVSTTLSGLEGELKGKFYPLTGMEKAVQQQLIDDHFLFKEGDRFLQAANACRFWPSGRGIYHNDAKTFLVWCNEEDHLRIISMQMGGDLGQVYRRLVTAVNDIEKRIPFSHHDRLGFLTFCPTNLGTTIRASVHIKVPKLAANKARLEEVAGKYNLQVRGTRGEHTEAEGGVYDISNKRRMGLTEYDAVKEMYDGIAELIKIEKSL is encoded by the exons ATGGGCGGGTGTACAtcgaaggaaaaaaaagataaaacgGCAGACAATGGAACAACCGGCGGAGCTGAAGG GAACAAATCCGACACCATGGTTGATGCTGCTACACTTGAGAAATTGGAGGCTGGATTCGCCAAGCTTGCCGCATCCGACTCCAAGTCCCTGCTGAAGAAGTACTTGACCAAGGAGGTCTTTGATGCCCTCAAGACCAAGAAGACACCATCCTTTGGATCCTCCCTCTTGGACTGCGTCCAATCTG GATTCGAGAATCACGATTCTGGTGTTGGTATCTATGCTCCTGATGCTGAGGCGTACTCTGTATTCTCTGACCTCTTCGATCCCATCATTGAGGATTACCATGCAGGATTCAAGAAGACGGACAAGCATCCACCACGCAACTTCGGTGATGTGGACACCTTCGGCAACCTCGATCCTGCTGGTGAGTTTGTGATCTCTACTCGTGTGCGCTGTGGCCGCTCCATGGAAGGCTACCCCTTCAATCCATGCCTCACTGAGGCCCAGTACAAGGAAATGGAACAGAAGGTGTCCACCACTTTGTCTGGGCTCGAGGGTGAGCTCAAGGGCAAGTTCTACCCTCTCACTGGTATGGAAAAGGCCGTTCAGCAGCAGCTCATCGATGATCACTTCCTGTTCAAAGAGGGCGATCGCTTCCTCCAGGCCGCCAATGCCTGCCGCTTCTGGCCAAGTGGACGTGGTATCTACCACAACGATGCCAAGACCTTCTTGGTCTGGTGCAATGAGGAAGATCACCTGCGTATCATCTCCATGCAGATGGGTGGTGACTTGGGTCAG GTTTACCGTCGCCTCGTAACGGCCGTGAATGATATTGAGAAACGCATTCCCTTCTCCCACCACGACCGTCTTGGCTTCCTCACGTTCTGCCCCACCAACTTGGGCACCACCATCCGCGCTTCTGTCCACATCAAGGTGCCAAAGCTCGCGGCCAACAAGGCCCGCCTTGAGGAAGTTGCTGGCAAGTACAATCTGCAGGTGCGTGGAACCCGTGGTGAGCACACCGAAGCTGAGGGTGGCGTCTATGACATCTCCAACAAGCGCCGCATGGGACTCACGGAGTATGATGCCGTCAAGGAGATGTACGATGGCATTGCTGAGCTCATCAAGATCGAGAAGAGCCTGTAA
- the LOC129802485 gene encoding arginine kinase 1 isoform X4, protein MFALWYLSFAIDEIRNKSDTMVDAATLEKLEAGFAKLAASDSKSLLKKYLTKEVFDALKTKKTPSFGSSLLDCVQSGFENHDSGVGIYAPDAEAYSVFSDLFDPIIEDYHAGFKKTDKHPPRNFGDVDTFGNLDPAGEFVISTRVRCGRSMEGYPFNPCLTEAQYKEMEQKVSTTLSGLEGELKGKFYPLTGMEKAVQQQLIDDHFLFKEGDRFLQAANACRFWPSGRGIYHNDAKTFLVWCNEEDHLRIISMQMGGDLGQVYRRLVTAVNDIEKRIPFSHHDRLGFLTFCPTNLGTTIRASVHIKVPKLAANKARLEEVAGKYNLQVRGTRGEHTEAEGGVYDISNKRRMGLTEYDAVKEMYDGIAELIKIEKSL, encoded by the exons GAACAAATCCGACACCATGGTTGATGCTGCTACACTTGAGAAATTGGAGGCTGGATTCGCCAAGCTTGCCGCATCCGACTCCAAGTCCCTGCTGAAGAAGTACTTGACCAAGGAGGTCTTTGATGCCCTCAAGACCAAGAAGACACCATCCTTTGGATCCTCCCTCTTGGACTGCGTCCAATCTG GATTCGAGAATCACGATTCTGGTGTTGGTATCTATGCTCCTGATGCTGAGGCGTACTCTGTATTCTCTGACCTCTTCGATCCCATCATTGAGGATTACCATGCAGGATTCAAGAAGACGGACAAGCATCCACCACGCAACTTCGGTGATGTGGACACCTTCGGCAACCTCGATCCTGCTGGTGAGTTTGTGATCTCTACTCGTGTGCGCTGTGGCCGCTCCATGGAAGGCTACCCCTTCAATCCATGCCTCACTGAGGCCCAGTACAAGGAAATGGAACAGAAGGTGTCCACCACTTTGTCTGGGCTCGAGGGTGAGCTCAAGGGCAAGTTCTACCCTCTCACTGGTATGGAAAAGGCCGTTCAGCAGCAGCTCATCGATGATCACTTCCTGTTCAAAGAGGGCGATCGCTTCCTCCAGGCCGCCAATGCCTGCCGCTTCTGGCCAAGTGGACGTGGTATCTACCACAACGATGCCAAGACCTTCTTGGTCTGGTGCAATGAGGAAGATCACCTGCGTATCATCTCCATGCAGATGGGTGGTGACTTGGGTCAG GTTTACCGTCGCCTCGTAACGGCCGTGAATGATATTGAGAAACGCATTCCCTTCTCCCACCACGACCGTCTTGGCTTCCTCACGTTCTGCCCCACCAACTTGGGCACCACCATCCGCGCTTCTGTCCACATCAAGGTGCCAAAGCTCGCGGCCAACAAGGCCCGCCTTGAGGAAGTTGCTGGCAAGTACAATCTGCAGGTGCGTGGAACCCGTGGTGAGCACACCGAAGCTGAGGGTGGCGTCTATGACATCTCCAACAAGCGCCGCATGGGACTCACGGAGTATGATGCCGTCAAGGAGATGTACGATGGCATTGCTGAGCTCATCAAGATCGAGAAGAGCCTGTAA
- the LOC129802485 gene encoding arginine kinase 1 isoform X5 yields the protein MVDAATLEKLEAGFAKLAASDSKSLLKKYLTKEVFDALKTKKTPSFGSSLLDCVQSGFENHDSGVGIYAPDAEAYSVFSDLFDPIIEDYHAGFKKTDKHPPRNFGDVDTFGNLDPAGEFVISTRVRCGRSMEGYPFNPCLTEAQYKEMEQKVSTTLSGLEGELKGKFYPLTGMEKAVQQQLIDDHFLFKEGDRFLQAANACRFWPSGRGIYHNDAKTFLVWCNEEDHLRIISMQMGGDLGQVYRRLVTAVNDIEKRIPFSHHDRLGFLTFCPTNLGTTIRASVHIKVPKLAANKARLEEVAGKYNLQVRGTRGEHTEAEGGVYDISNKRRMGLTEYDAVKEMYDGIAELIKIEKSL from the exons ATGGTTGATGCTGCTACACTTGAGAAATTGGAGGCTGGATTCGCCAAGCTTGCCGCATCCGACTCCAAGTCCCTGCTGAAGAAGTACTTGACCAAGGAGGTCTTTGATGCCCTCAAGACCAAGAAGACACCATCCTTTGGATCCTCCCTCTTGGACTGCGTCCAATCTG GATTCGAGAATCACGATTCTGGTGTTGGTATCTATGCTCCTGATGCTGAGGCGTACTCTGTATTCTCTGACCTCTTCGATCCCATCATTGAGGATTACCATGCAGGATTCAAGAAGACGGACAAGCATCCACCACGCAACTTCGGTGATGTGGACACCTTCGGCAACCTCGATCCTGCTGGTGAGTTTGTGATCTCTACTCGTGTGCGCTGTGGCCGCTCCATGGAAGGCTACCCCTTCAATCCATGCCTCACTGAGGCCCAGTACAAGGAAATGGAACAGAAGGTGTCCACCACTTTGTCTGGGCTCGAGGGTGAGCTCAAGGGCAAGTTCTACCCTCTCACTGGTATGGAAAAGGCCGTTCAGCAGCAGCTCATCGATGATCACTTCCTGTTCAAAGAGGGCGATCGCTTCCTCCAGGCCGCCAATGCCTGCCGCTTCTGGCCAAGTGGACGTGGTATCTACCACAACGATGCCAAGACCTTCTTGGTCTGGTGCAATGAGGAAGATCACCTGCGTATCATCTCCATGCAGATGGGTGGTGACTTGGGTCAG GTTTACCGTCGCCTCGTAACGGCCGTGAATGATATTGAGAAACGCATTCCCTTCTCCCACCACGACCGTCTTGGCTTCCTCACGTTCTGCCCCACCAACTTGGGCACCACCATCCGCGCTTCTGTCCACATCAAGGTGCCAAAGCTCGCGGCCAACAAGGCCCGCCTTGAGGAAGTTGCTGGCAAGTACAATCTGCAGGTGCGTGGAACCCGTGGTGAGCACACCGAAGCTGAGGGTGGCGTCTATGACATCTCCAACAAGCGCCGCATGGGACTCACGGAGTATGATGCCGTCAAGGAGATGTACGATGGCATTGCTGAGCTCATCAAGATCGAGAAGAGCCTGTAA